In the Duncaniella freteri genome, one interval contains:
- the priA gene encoding primosomal protein N', whose amino-acid sequence MLYAEILLPVPIAGTFTYRVPAEMENSLGVGHRVIVPFGRRKSYTGIVSALTPLEPIGYEVKEIAMRIDDRPIVRHPQLKFWNWVADYYLCTPGEVYKAAVPAGLKIESETFISPVPGFEEDENYRLSTRELALLEGLLATGEKRVSLDSLARKTGITTVGPVVNSLLARNAVMVSENLVERYHARKETYVRLSAARGDSDALHAAFDAVKKGSKQESALLALIELSGFMRQGLAELNEVTRTALMERSGATSTVIAAMAKKGIVEVYTRKVSRFSYFGVSGGGLPKLTDIQGAALDKVHKSWLEKDITLLHGVTSSGKTELYIHLIDYVMRRGRQALYLVPEIALTTQLTSRLQRVFGDKVLIYHSRFSDNERVEIWNRLLDDPSPCVVIGARSSVFLPFGSLGLVIVDEEHESAYKQQDPAPRYNARDAAVVLASMHGAKTLLGSATPSVETFWKAVNGRYGLVELLERYEGGQLPEMRLVDMTLARKKGEVKGIFSDELREDVSGALGRGMQSILFLNRRGYAPVARCKMCGFVPKCDHCDVSLTYHRRIDKLLCHYCGTPYAVPDVCPACKEPGIEVLGYGTERIEEEVDSCFPGVAIARLDLDTTRNKDSYENIIEDFSRGKSQILVGTQMVTKGLDFGNVSVVGVVNADAIINFPDFRSAERAFNMIEQVAGRAGRKNSEGKVAIQTYSPSHPLFRFLLSHDYHGFYANEIDERRRFNYPPFVRVIYIYIKHKDPVAVGSIANDLASKLRTLLGNRISGPEEPTVARVQTLYIRRIMLKVETNASISKVKQLLNDVRIEMTNAGRLSGAIVYYDVDPM is encoded by the coding sequence ATGTTATATGCCGAAATCCTCTTGCCGGTCCCGATTGCAGGGACTTTTACGTATCGTGTGCCTGCCGAAATGGAGAATTCATTGGGAGTGGGGCATAGGGTTATAGTGCCTTTCGGCAGAAGAAAATCCTATACCGGGATTGTCAGTGCGTTGACTCCGCTTGAGCCAATAGGTTATGAAGTCAAGGAGATTGCAATGCGTATCGATGACCGTCCGATAGTGCGCCATCCGCAACTGAAATTCTGGAATTGGGTTGCTGATTATTATCTTTGTACACCTGGAGAGGTGTACAAGGCGGCTGTCCCCGCCGGACTTAAGATAGAGAGTGAGACGTTCATATCTCCTGTCCCTGGATTTGAGGAGGATGAGAATTACAGACTTTCCACCAGGGAGCTTGCTCTGCTTGAAGGATTACTTGCTACCGGAGAAAAACGAGTGTCGCTTGACTCGCTCGCACGAAAAACCGGAATCACTACTGTCGGTCCTGTTGTGAATTCTCTCCTTGCACGTAATGCCGTGATGGTCTCAGAGAATCTTGTGGAACGATACCATGCTCGTAAAGAGACTTATGTCAGGCTTTCGGCTGCTCGTGGTGACAGTGATGCGCTACATGCCGCATTCGATGCGGTGAAGAAAGGTTCTAAACAGGAGTCCGCACTTCTTGCTCTCATAGAACTGTCAGGATTCATGAGGCAGGGTCTTGCCGAGCTGAATGAGGTGACTCGCACCGCTCTGATGGAGCGTTCGGGGGCGACTTCTACTGTAATAGCCGCTATGGCAAAAAAAGGGATAGTGGAAGTGTATACTCGCAAGGTGAGCCGGTTTTCCTATTTTGGTGTGTCCGGAGGGGGGCTTCCTAAACTAACTGATATTCAGGGTGCCGCTCTTGACAAGGTGCATAAATCATGGCTTGAAAAGGATATAACACTCCTTCATGGAGTTACGTCGAGCGGTAAGACCGAACTTTATATCCATCTTATTGATTATGTGATGCGTCGTGGCCGACAGGCCTTGTATCTTGTGCCCGAGATCGCTTTGACAACTCAGTTGACATCTCGGTTGCAGAGGGTGTTTGGCGACAAGGTGCTGATATACCATTCCCGATTTTCCGATAATGAACGTGTGGAGATATGGAACAGGCTTCTTGATGATCCGTCTCCGTGTGTGGTTATCGGTGCGAGATCATCAGTGTTCCTGCCATTCGGTTCTCTGGGGCTTGTCATAGTGGATGAGGAGCATGAATCTGCTTATAAGCAACAGGACCCGGCTCCAAGATATAATGCCAGAGATGCCGCTGTGGTGCTTGCTTCTATGCATGGGGCGAAGACACTTTTGGGTAGTGCTACCCCTTCGGTGGAGACATTCTGGAAAGCTGTGAATGGAAGATATGGACTTGTGGAGTTGTTGGAAAGATACGAGGGGGGACAGTTGCCGGAAATGCGTCTTGTCGATATGACACTTGCCAGGAAGAAGGGTGAAGTCAAGGGGATATTCTCTGATGAGTTGCGCGAGGATGTTTCCGGTGCATTGGGTCGTGGTATGCAGTCGATACTTTTCCTTAACAGGCGTGGTTATGCTCCGGTGGCACGTTGCAAGATGTGTGGCTTTGTGCCAAAGTGCGATCATTGTGACGTATCGCTCACTTATCATCGACGTATCGACAAACTGCTATGTCATTATTGCGGCACTCCTTATGCGGTTCCTGATGTATGCCCGGCCTGCAAGGAACCTGGGATTGAGGTGCTTGGTTATGGCACGGAACGTATCGAGGAGGAGGTTGATTCCTGTTTCCCTGGAGTTGCCATTGCACGTCTTGATCTTGATACCACAAGGAATAAGGACAGTTACGAGAATATTATAGAGGATTTCTCTCGTGGTAAGTCGCAGATTCTTGTGGGTACACAGATGGTGACAAAAGGGCTTGACTTCGGGAATGTCAGTGTGGTGGGTGTGGTTAATGCAGATGCGATAATCAATTTCCCTGATTTCCGTTCGGCTGAAAGGGCTTTTAATATGATAGAACAAGTGGCAGGACGTGCTGGCAGGAAGAATTCGGAAGGTAAGGTCGCTATTCAGACCTATAGTCCGTCCCATCCATTATTTAGGTTTCTGCTCTCTCACGATTATCACGGATTCTATGCCAATGAGATAGATGAGCGTCGCAGATTCAATTATCCTCCGTTTGTGCGCGTGATATATATATATATAAAGCATAAAGATCCTGTGGCGGTGGGATCGATAGCCAATGACCTTGCTTCAAAACTGAGGACCCTGCTCGGCAATCGTATATCAGGACCTGAAGAACCGACCGTGGCGAGAGTACAGACTCTATACATACGCCGCATAATGCTTAAGGTCGAGACGAATGCCTCGATCTCTAAAGTAAAGCAGTTGCTTAATGATGTGAGGATAGAGATGACTAATGCCGGACGGTTGTCAGGTGCGATTGTCTATTACGACGTTGATCCAATGTAG
- a CDS encoding VanZ family protein has protein sequence MGCPIIRNIPRYQPTMVVLIAILYLTLFPQPLGDEGIHMFEGADKVVHFIMFGGLTGTFLFDRWRMERPLSMGAALLVALISTIIGAAVEYLQYAMQLGRTGNDLFDALANTLGAFTAVPACRWLHWINVVIDNRT, from the coding sequence GTGGGCTGCCCGATAATCCGCAATATACCACGCTATCAGCCCACCATGGTGGTGCTGATAGCTATTCTTTATCTCACCCTCTTTCCACAGCCTTTAGGCGACGAAGGTATACATATGTTTGAGGGTGCAGACAAAGTGGTACACTTCATAATGTTCGGAGGCCTCACAGGGACATTCTTATTTGATCGTTGGCGCATGGAACGCCCACTAAGCATGGGAGCAGCTCTCTTAGTGGCACTAATTTCAACCATTATCGGTGCCGCTGTCGAATACCTGCAATATGCCATGCAATTGGGACGCACGGGAAACGACTTATTCGACGCGCTTGCCAACACGCTTGGAGCCTTCACAGCTGTCCCAGCGTGCCGATGGCTACATTGGATCAACGTCGTAATAGACAATCGCACCTGA
- a CDS encoding DUF3332 domain-containing protein: MKKRLIPVALVAAISIPVFTSCIGSFALTNKLLSWNRSIGSKIVNELVFIGFWILPVYEVSALADVLVINSIEFWSGSNPMASGKKVIDGQDGRYIVECDGKGYTITSENDGSEVRLDFDMAQQTWSVAMPSGESMEFMTFVDDSHVKMPTADGKGMVVELSDDGLLAYRAQADNSLWAAR, encoded by the coding sequence ATGAAAAAACGTTTAATTCCGGTGGCTCTTGTAGCCGCAATCTCAATCCCAGTGTTCACATCCTGTATCGGAAGTTTCGCTCTCACTAACAAGCTTCTTTCATGGAACAGATCAATCGGCAGCAAGATTGTCAACGAACTCGTATTCATCGGTTTCTGGATTCTTCCTGTGTATGAGGTTTCCGCACTTGCCGACGTACTTGTGATCAACTCGATTGAATTCTGGAGCGGCTCGAATCCTATGGCATCAGGCAAAAAAGTCATTGACGGTCAGGACGGCCGCTATATCGTGGAATGTGACGGCAAAGGCTACACCATCACTTCTGAGAACGACGGATCCGAAGTGCGTCTTGATTTCGACATGGCACAACAGACATGGTCAGTAGCCATGCCTTCAGGCGAAAGCATGGAATTCATGACATTTGTCGATGACAGCCACGTGAAGATGCCTACTGCCGATGGAAAAGGTATGGTAGTGGAGCTCTCCGACGACGGACTGCTCGCATATCGTGCTCAAGCAGACAACTCATTGTGGGCTGCCCGATAA
- a CDS encoding transglycosylase SLT domain-containing protein, with protein MKRSLTILPTIATALILICGAISCHNGKQWQKKQETTFHKIPDTLHVVTLYSPASYFIYKGQEMGYDYELITAIAIDRGLTLKVNIAPSLSRAIEMLDSGKVDLIAYEVPITAEYKEKVVACGPENITTQVLVQPKLGEEELITDVTDLVGKDVYVEADSKYEARMNNLNQELGGGIRIHPVSRDTMITEDLIAMVSEGKIPLTVVDSDIALINKTYYNDLDINMPLSFEQRSGWAVAPDKKWLGDSIDAWLNTDVNRGEQARLLKRYFELSKNESGTKFVSTAGRVSPFDHLFKRYANKYNWDWKLLASQAYVESKFDSTAVSWAGARGLMQIMPRTAKGYGQTAKSVMKNDVAVETSLKLLNDLDKQLAKRVPDEQERKKFVIASYNSGLAHVLDAIALADKYGLDPQKWDDNVAKAILWKSNPRYYKDPVVKFGYSRGRETFDYVNRVYSYYAKSKVHG; from the coding sequence ATGAAACGATCCCTCACCATCCTACCGACAATTGCAACAGCTCTGATACTCATATGTGGTGCCATCTCATGCCACAACGGCAAACAGTGGCAAAAAAAGCAAGAAACAACTTTCCACAAGATACCAGACACCCTTCATGTAGTCACACTCTACAGCCCTGCATCCTATTTCATATACAAAGGGCAAGAAATGGGCTATGACTACGAACTGATCACGGCAATTGCTATAGACCGCGGACTGACCCTGAAAGTCAATATCGCCCCTTCGCTATCCCGAGCCATCGAGATGCTTGATTCAGGCAAGGTCGACCTTATCGCATATGAGGTTCCCATCACAGCCGAGTATAAAGAGAAAGTCGTAGCCTGCGGCCCTGAGAACATCACTACCCAGGTGCTTGTACAGCCCAAACTCGGTGAAGAAGAACTGATAACAGATGTCACGGATCTTGTAGGCAAAGATGTGTATGTCGAGGCTGACTCAAAATATGAGGCCCGAATGAACAATCTCAACCAGGAACTTGGAGGAGGCATCCGTATACATCCTGTCAGCAGGGATACAATGATCACTGAGGATCTCATAGCCATGGTAAGTGAAGGCAAGATACCGTTGACGGTAGTAGACAGCGATATCGCCCTAATCAATAAGACGTATTACAATGATCTCGATATCAACATGCCTTTGAGCTTCGAACAGAGATCAGGATGGGCTGTTGCTCCCGACAAGAAATGGCTCGGTGACAGCATCGATGCATGGCTTAACACAGATGTCAACCGAGGAGAGCAGGCGCGCCTTCTGAAACGGTATTTTGAATTAAGCAAGAATGAATCCGGCACCAAGTTCGTATCCACAGCCGGAAGGGTCTCCCCTTTCGACCATCTGTTCAAACGTTATGCAAACAAATACAATTGGGACTGGAAGCTACTCGCATCACAGGCATATGTGGAGAGCAAATTCGACTCCACGGCCGTATCATGGGCGGGCGCGCGTGGACTCATGCAGATAATGCCACGCACAGCAAAGGGATACGGACAGACTGCCAAAAGCGTTATGAAGAATGATGTGGCAGTTGAGACATCACTGAAATTGCTCAACGACCTTGACAAACAGCTCGCCAAACGTGTTCCGGATGAACAGGAGAGAAAAAAGTTTGTCATAGCATCCTACAATTCAGGCCTCGCCCACGTGCTTGATGCAATAGCACTCGCCGACAAATACGGACTCGATCCTCAGAAATGGGACGATAACGTCGCAAAGGCGATACTATGGAAATCCAATCCTCGCTACTATAAAGATCCGGTAGTCAAATTCGGATACTCGCGAGGCAGAGAGACTTTCGACTATGTCAACCGCGTATATTCATATTATGCCAAATCAAAAGTTCACGGTTAG
- a CDS encoding AIR synthase related protein: MSDQRYNLRGVSASKEDVHNAIKNVDKGIFPQAFCKIIPDILGGDPEWCNIMHADGAGTKSSLAYAYWRETGDLSVWKGIAQDAIVMNTDDLLCVGATDNILVSSTIGRNKNLIPGEVISAIINGTEDLLAQLREMGVGIYSTGGETADVGDLVRTIIVDSTVTCRMRRADVINNANIKDGDVIVGLASFGQATYEDRYNGGMGSNGLTSARHDVFAKYLAEKYPETFDAAVPDELVYSGSKHLSDPVPGTKLTAGQLVLSPTRTYAPVIKKLLTEMRPAIDGMIHCTGGAQTKVMHFVNNKHVIKDNLFPIPPLFDLIQKESGTPWSEMFKVFNMGHRMEIYVAPEHAQEVIDISRSFNIDARIVGRVEDAQSNRLTITTEAGTFEY, from the coding sequence ATGAGCGACCAGCGTTACAACCTGCGTGGAGTATCCGCATCCAAAGAAGATGTACACAACGCCATAAAAAATGTCGACAAAGGCATTTTCCCCCAAGCTTTCTGCAAAATAATACCCGATATCCTCGGGGGAGATCCTGAATGGTGCAACATCATGCATGCTGACGGAGCCGGCACCAAATCATCACTCGCTTATGCCTATTGGCGAGAGACCGGCGACTTGAGTGTATGGAAAGGAATCGCCCAGGATGCTATCGTAATGAACACCGACGACCTTCTCTGTGTGGGTGCCACCGACAATATTCTCGTGTCATCGACAATAGGACGAAATAAGAACCTCATTCCAGGAGAGGTCATATCAGCCATCATCAACGGCACTGAGGATCTCCTTGCTCAGCTCCGGGAAATGGGTGTGGGCATATATTCCACCGGAGGAGAGACTGCCGATGTCGGCGATCTCGTGCGCACTATCATCGTCGATTCGACAGTGACATGCCGTATGCGCCGCGCCGATGTAATCAACAATGCAAACATCAAAGACGGTGATGTGATAGTAGGTCTCGCTTCATTCGGGCAAGCCACATACGAAGACCGATATAACGGAGGTATGGGAAGCAACGGACTCACATCAGCGCGTCATGATGTTTTCGCAAAATATCTTGCTGAAAAATATCCGGAAACTTTCGATGCCGCAGTTCCCGATGAACTCGTCTATTCCGGATCAAAGCACCTGTCAGACCCAGTGCCAGGCACCAAGCTTACAGCCGGACAGCTTGTCCTCTCCCCTACCCGGACATATGCACCTGTCATAAAAAAACTCCTCACAGAGATGCGTCCAGCCATAGACGGCATGATACACTGCACAGGAGGAGCCCAGACCAAAGTGATGCACTTTGTCAACAACAAACATGTAATAAAGGATAATCTTTTCCCAATTCCCCCGCTCTTCGACCTCATACAGAAAGAGAGCGGCACACCGTGGAGCGAAATGTTCAAAGTGTTCAACATGGGACATCGAATGGAAATCTATGTGGCACCCGAACACGCTCAGGAAGTCATCGACATCTCCAGAAGCTTCAACATTGATGCCCGCATAGTCGGACGCGTTGAGGACGCTCAGTCCAACCGTCTCACTATCACAACCGAAGCCGGGACCTTCGAGTACTAA
- a CDS encoding universal stress protein, which produces MLSDRLITVAIHTYERAHRLKSILEREGISVTLHNVNLTNPSISSGVRVRIKECDLPQALRIIENIEILTQSYSVESGDSQKGTILVPVDYSENSLKAALVAFRMASALNTNIHILHSYIGPSFSRQAVMQLSDSLTFDNHTDPTGEIEADKSIAGIANKSMKNFEEKLRDKIRSGVIPGVPFSTETTEGLPEEAVDDYLSAHKNILTVMGTHGADNHNRNIVGSVTAEVLDSCRTSVLTIPENCTWASSGMPVHTVFFTTLSQEDILALDTLYRLFPECTLNITLVALPPSRFSKPQPDDLDRLLKYCRNNYPAFSFKASPLSLANPVEDFEMITTAHQVDMIAVGSRRKNIFSRLFNPTLAHRLLFHADIPLMSIPVKG; this is translated from the coding sequence ATGCTCTCAGACCGACTCATCACCGTAGCCATACACACTTATGAGCGTGCCCACCGCCTCAAATCCATCCTCGAAAGGGAAGGCATATCCGTCACGCTCCATAATGTGAATCTGACCAACCCCTCGATATCATCAGGCGTGAGAGTGCGCATTAAAGAATGCGACCTGCCACAAGCCCTAAGAATTATCGAGAACATAGAGATTCTGACTCAGTCCTATTCTGTCGAATCAGGCGACAGTCAGAAAGGCACGATACTGGTTCCTGTGGATTATTCCGAGAATTCACTCAAAGCAGCACTTGTGGCATTCCGTATGGCATCGGCTCTGAACACAAATATCCATATATTGCACTCCTATATCGGACCGTCATTCTCAAGACAGGCAGTTATGCAGCTATCCGATTCACTAACATTCGACAATCACACCGATCCTACAGGAGAGATCGAAGCGGACAAGAGCATAGCAGGCATAGCCAACAAGTCGATGAAAAATTTTGAGGAGAAACTGCGCGACAAAATACGTTCCGGCGTGATACCTGGAGTGCCGTTCTCAACAGAGACCACCGAAGGTCTTCCTGAAGAAGCTGTTGACGACTACCTGTCGGCCCACAAGAACATACTTACTGTCATGGGGACACACGGAGCCGACAACCACAACAGAAACATTGTAGGAAGCGTCACAGCCGAGGTGCTCGACAGCTGCAGAACCTCAGTCCTCACAATCCCTGAAAACTGCACATGGGCATCATCAGGAATGCCTGTACACACGGTGTTCTTCACCACACTATCCCAAGAGGACATACTTGCGCTCGACACCTTATACCGACTGTTTCCCGAATGCACACTCAATATCACATTGGTGGCACTCCCTCCAAGCCGATTCTCCAAGCCACAGCCCGATGATCTTGACCGTCTGCTGAAATATTGCCGCAACAATTATCCGGCATTCTCTTTCAAGGCATCCCCACTTTCCCTCGCCAATCCGGTAGAGGATTTCGAGATGATAACAACAGCCCACCAGGTAGACATGATAGCAGTCGGAAGCCGAAGAAAAAACATATTCTCACGCCTGTTCAACCCAACACTTGCCCACAGGCTACTGTTTCATGCCGATATCCCGCTGATGTCCATACCTGTAAAAGGATAA
- a CDS encoding helix-turn-helix domain-containing protein, with product MTKTITFNDLRRIKDSLPDGSIRQIADRLNVTPQTVRNYFGGTNYEFGKNCGVHIEPGPDGGIVVLDDTTIYDMAVEILQGLNKEA from the coding sequence ATGACAAAAACCATCACTTTCAACGACCTGCGCCGCATCAAGGACAGTCTGCCCGATGGATCGATCCGCCAGATTGCTGACCGGCTGAATGTCACTCCCCAGACTGTGCGCAACTATTTCGGCGGCACCAATTACGAGTTTGGAAAGAACTGTGGAGTCCACATAGAGCCAGGACCTGACGGAGGCATCGTGGTACTTGACGATACCACAATCTACGATATGGCTGTGGAGATTCTTCAGGGCCTAAATAAAGAGGCGTAA